A window from Candidatus Methylarchaceae archaeon HK02M2 encodes these proteins:
- the sepS gene encoding O-phosphoserine--tRNA ligase, producing MSSKSKRVRKHILSDVLEKLRHTYVDLGFKEVYNPIFIEERDIYKQWGNEAPTILDRCFYLSTLPRPDIGINQEKLDTIKKWVDIEPKKKIILQKVFHNYKKGFFDSDKLVTKIAETLSINEDKALMVLSAFPELKHKRPNVTNLTLRSHMTSGWFLTLKEFQDKESLPIKLFSVDLCFRREQALDATHLRSYHSASSVIMDRQVDQEQIKQIVGGLLKPFGITVVKYEKKKRSASYYEKNTETEVFVKMKGQKDWVEVADFGIYNNDVLKKYRIMYPVLNLGLGAERLAMVIFGFSDVRKLVYPQFYVKIELSDEEIASSVTIDKVPKTEEGKNIQHAIIEASEKFGDIPSPCEHTAYDGKILGRKVILKLVQSEKGKKLLGRAAFNEIVAYDGNILGIPKKDVLSKKELIKIARDQGIKTGIRYIDSLAAAIAYDIEEAIKSGEEGFVMKRAMTSTAGDLNIKVREDALKFITSKNKRIDLRGPVFIVAIAEIE from the coding sequence TTGTCTTCAAAATCAAAAAGAGTTAGAAAGCATATACTCTCAGATGTTCTTGAAAAGCTTAGGCATACTTATGTCGATCTTGGTTTCAAAGAGGTTTATAATCCTATCTTCATAGAAGAGAGGGATATCTATAAGCAATGGGGTAATGAAGCTCCAACTATACTAGATCGATGTTTTTATCTTTCAACATTACCTAGACCTGACATAGGAATCAACCAAGAGAAGCTAGATACTATTAAAAAATGGGTCGATATAGAACCTAAAAAGAAGATCATCTTACAAAAAGTCTTCCATAATTATAAGAAAGGTTTTTTCGATAGTGATAAATTGGTCACTAAAATTGCTGAAACTCTATCAATAAATGAAGATAAAGCTTTGATGGTTCTGAGTGCCTTCCCTGAATTAAAGCATAAAAGACCTAATGTCACAAATCTAACCCTTAGGAGTCATATGACATCAGGATGGTTTTTAACTCTAAAAGAGTTTCAAGATAAAGAGTCACTACCGATCAAGCTTTTTTCGGTGGACCTATGTTTCCGTAGAGAACAAGCTTTGGATGCAACTCATCTTAGAAGCTACCATTCAGCTTCAAGCGTCATCATGGATAGACAAGTAGATCAAGAGCAGATAAAGCAAATTGTTGGAGGGTTATTAAAGCCGTTTGGAATAACAGTGGTCAAGTATGAAAAGAAAAAGAGGAGCGCTAGCTATTATGAAAAGAATACCGAAACTGAGGTCTTTGTGAAGATGAAAGGGCAAAAAGACTGGGTCGAAGTTGCAGACTTTGGAATTTATAACAATGATGTCCTTAAAAAATATAGAATAATGTATCCAGTCTTAAACTTAGGTTTGGGAGCAGAGAGATTGGCGATGGTTATCTTTGGCTTTTCAGATGTGCGTAAATTAGTATATCCTCAGTTCTATGTCAAGATAGAACTTTCTGATGAAGAGATAGCCTCTTCTGTAACTATAGATAAAGTCCCTAAGACAGAAGAGGGGAAGAATATTCAACATGCAATAATTGAAGCGAGTGAAAAATTTGGAGATATACCTAGTCCTTGTGAACATACTGCATATGATGGTAAGATTCTTGGAAGGAAGGTAATACTAAAGCTAGTCCAGAGTGAAAAAGGGAAAAAACTTCTGGGAAGGGCAGCTTTTAATGAAATTGTGGCTTATGATGGCAATATACTTGGAATTCCAAAAAAAGATGTGCTTTCAAAAAAAGAGTTAATAAAAATAGCGAGAGATCAAGGGATTAAAACTGGAATTAGATATATCGATTCTTTGGCTGCAGCTATAGCCTACGATATTGAGGAAGCTATAAAGTCAGGTGAGGAAGGATTTGTTATGAAAAGGGCTATGACAAGTACTGCTGGGGACCTTAATATTAAAGTGAGAGAAGATGCATTGAAATTTATTACAAGTAAAAATAAAAGAATTGACTTAAGAGGTCCTGTCTTTATTGTGGCGATAGCTGAAATAGAATGA
- a CDS encoding polyprenyl synthetase family protein, which yields MKDESLLTFSTLKEKMKDYRSQIEKALNTELEHYTQSHFYKPLCYALKGGKRIRPIILLLSAESIGRNDVEPLSAAIAIELLQTESLIHDDILDEEILRRDRPAFHIKYGLGASILTADFVFGIILDIALRYKDKRVGKELSSVALRMCDGEFQELKIDPKIYRLSWEEYLNLISQKTASLFEASAKIGGIIGGGTNNEIKALSSYGYFLGLAYQLQDDLLDWNKKDKASNALDIKKDLDKLSYLKKMSETYIIRAKQKLNLLSNTKAKEHLFDLADFMISYR from the coding sequence GTGAAGGATGAAAGCTTATTAACATTTAGTACTCTTAAGGAGAAGATGAAGGATTATCGCTCTCAGATAGAGAAGGCTTTAAATACAGAGTTAGAACATTATACACAATCTCACTTCTATAAACCTTTATGCTACGCTTTAAAGGGAGGCAAAAGGATAAGACCTATCATTCTCCTACTTTCAGCTGAGAGCATAGGCAGAAATGATGTTGAACCTTTATCGGCTGCGATAGCTATCGAGCTTTTACAAACAGAATCCTTGATTCATGATGACATTCTAGATGAAGAGATTCTAAGACGTGATAGACCAGCGTTCCATATCAAGTATGGTTTAGGTGCATCAATCTTGACTGCAGACTTTGTCTTTGGGATAATACTCGATATCGCTTTGAGATATAAGGATAAAAGGGTAGGAAAAGAGCTATCGTCAGTTGCTCTTCGCATGTGTGATGGAGAATTCCAAGAATTAAAGATTGATCCTAAAATTTATCGTTTGAGTTGGGAAGAATATCTAAACTTGATCTCTCAAAAAACTGCCTCACTTTTTGAAGCATCTGCAAAGATAGGCGGCATAATAGGTGGTGGGACAAATAATGAGATAAAGGCTCTTTCCAGTTATGGTTATTTCTTAGGCTTAGCTTACCAATTACAAGATGATCTACTCGATTGGAATAAAAAAGATAAAGCATCAAACGCTTTAGATATAAAGAAAGATCTCGACAAACTATCTTACTTAAAAAAGATGTCTGAGACATATATAATCAGAGCCAAGCAGAAGTTAAATTTATTGAGTAACACAAAAGCTAAAGAGCACTTATTCGATCTTGCTGATTTTATGATTTCGTATAGATAA
- a CDS encoding NADH-quinone oxidoreductase subunit M, with protein MIEDNSFILMQAILIPAAFSLVALIGGKRLKEKTGWISFIVLLYSSCLLGYIQLQLFLDPTFEALEASYAWLPDIGTLSLGNFTLRADGLSTPVALIIAILCSVISIYSIKYMAHEHALDKYFALYLLYASGMIGTVLVTNLAAFFLFFELMLIPSWALIGIWGTGLKERVAFKYFMFTEAGALSLLAGIVATGFIANTFNIFEISQGIEGIALGTQLAIVIAILLGLFVKMAIFPLHTWLPDAHAEAPTPISALLSPAMIGIGGYAMIRIVYTGFPAVVTTQTPQFMLILSVLALVTMVYGGYMALAQDDIKRLLAYSSISQMGYMLFGIASVSTIGVLGAVLLYVSHGLAKAVLFMVSGVLIHQFNTRSIKELGGLGPKMPYTAVATLIGFLGLMGFPFIIGFWAELYIFTGSMYTALQGFSYLIEPNTIRILITSLAIIGSILTAGYGLWTVRRVFYGQPTEKTRDAKEGSVVMLAPMIILATLAIILGIYPGLVAIGASGFLSELLSSLIPIL; from the coding sequence ATGATCGAAGACAACTCCTTCATATTGATGCAGGCAATACTCATACCCGCTGCCTTTTCTCTTGTTGCTTTAATCGGTGGTAAGCGCCTTAAAGAGAAGACTGGTTGGATATCATTCATAGTCTTACTTTACTCCTCATGTCTTTTAGGGTATATTCAATTACAGTTATTCTTAGACCCGACATTTGAAGCGCTTGAAGCTTCATATGCTTGGCTTCCTGATATAGGAACCTTAAGCCTTGGTAACTTCACTTTAAGAGCAGACGGTCTCAGTACACCTGTAGCCTTAATTATAGCAATACTTTGTTCAGTTATCTCTATATATTCAATAAAGTATATGGCGCATGAGCACGCTCTGGATAAATATTTTGCTCTTTACCTTCTATATGCATCAGGTATGATTGGTACTGTTCTTGTAACGAATTTAGCTGCTTTCTTCCTATTCTTTGAGCTCATGTTAATACCATCTTGGGCTTTGATAGGTATATGGGGTACAGGACTGAAAGAGAGAGTGGCATTCAAATACTTCATGTTCACAGAAGCTGGCGCTCTCTCATTACTCGCTGGAATAGTCGCTACAGGCTTCATAGCGAACACATTTAATATATTTGAAATATCTCAAGGCATTGAGGGAATTGCTTTAGGTACTCAACTAGCTATTGTAATAGCTATTTTATTAGGCTTATTCGTGAAGATGGCGATTTTCCCTCTTCATACATGGCTTCCAGATGCTCACGCTGAAGCCCCAACGCCAATAAGCGCACTTCTTTCCCCTGCTATGATAGGAATTGGCGGATATGCAATGATAAGGATTGTCTATACAGGCTTTCCAGCAGTTGTCACCACTCAAACACCGCAATTCATGCTTATCCTATCTGTTTTAGCTTTGGTAACGATGGTATATGGAGGTTACATGGCTCTAGCACAAGATGATATCAAGAGACTCCTTGCATACTCAAGTATAAGCCAGATGGGCTATATGCTGTTTGGTATAGCATCAGTCTCCACTATAGGTGTTCTTGGTGCAGTTCTACTTTATGTAAGCCACGGTTTAGCTAAAGCTGTACTCTTCATGGTTTCAGGTGTTTTAATCCATCAGTTTAATACAAGAAGTATAAAAGAGCTTGGTGGCCTTGGTCCAAAGATGCCCTATACAGCAGTTGCCACGCTTATTGGTTTCCTTGGATTGATGGGTTTTCCATTCATAATAGGCTTCTGGGCTGAATTATATATCTTCACAGGTTCTATGTATACCGCTCTTCAAGGTTTTAGCTATCTTATCGAGCCGAATACAATTCGCATTCTTATAACGTCTCTAGCAATAATTGGCTCGATATTAACTGCTGGCTATGGCTTATGGACTGTGCGGAGAGTCTTCTATGGTCAACCCACTGAAAAAACTAGAGATGCTAAGGAAGGGTCTGTAGTCATGCTCGCTCCGATGATAATCCTTGCTACTCTTGCAATAATTCTTGGTATATATCCTGGACTAGTAGCCATAGGTGCATCTGGATTTCTATCAGAATTATTGAGTAGTCTTATACCAATCCTATAG